From Thermothelomyces thermophilus ATCC 42464 chromosome 6, complete sequence, the proteins below share one genomic window:
- a CDS encoding amino-acid permease, whose amino-acid sequence MASITPVSDTKTPEKKADMFDSPDPVSQSQSDDEVGEVRHAALGDYEKQKAAEGEAHFHRLGWKRLTIVLIVTAVALGSLSLPGAFATLGMVAGVIITVGIGLVALYASYVIGQMKLKYPDISHYTDVGRMMCGRFGYEFISVMFVLQLVFTTGSHVLTGAIMFGNLSENGACTVVFTVVSGIILFLVAIPPSFAEMAILGYIDFASIIAAIFITIIATGVRAGDLPGGVGSVAWSAWPKEDLSLAEAFIAISNIVFAYSFALCQFSFMDEMHTPKDYDKAVVTLGVFEIFLYTLTGALVYAFVGPDVQSPALLSAGPLVSKVAFGIAIPVIFISGSINTTVVARYIHGRVFRNSIIRYVNTPMGWATWIGLVAALTVLAWVIAGAVPFFSDLLAICSSLFVSGFSFYFPAIMWFMFIKEGKWYERKNWALTAANAITFIVGIAVLGVGTYSAIWDINHRYKTGMVSDPFSCAPLA is encoded by the exons ATGGCGTCTATAACCCCCGTCTCGGACACCAAGACCCCGGAAAAGAAGGCCGACATGTTCGACAGCCCGGACCCAGTGTCGCAATCCCAGTCTGACGATGAAGTGGGCGAAGTGCGACATGCGGCCCTGGGCGACTACGAGAAACAAaaggcggccgagggcgAGGCCCATTTCCACCGCCTCGGCTGGAAGCGCCTCACCATCGTGCTGATCGTGACGGCGGTCGCCCTGGGCAGCCTCAGTCTCCCCGGCGCCTTCGCGACCCTGGGGATGGTGGCCGGAGTCATCATCACGGTAGGGATCGGCCTCGTCGCCCTGTACGCCAGCTACGTGATCGGCCAGATGAAGCTCAAGTACCCGGACATTTCGCACTACACCGACGTGGGCCGCATGATGTGTGGCCGGTTCGGCTACGAGTTCATCAGCGTCATGTTCGTCCTGCAGCTCGTCTTCACGACCGGCTCCCACGTCCTGACGGGCGCCATCATGTTCGGCAACCTGTCGGAAAACGGCGCCTGCACCgtcgtctttaccgtcgtCTCGGGCATCATTCTGTTCCTCGTCGCCATCCCGCCCAGCTTTGCCGAGATGGCCATCCTCGGGTACATCGACTTCGCGTCCATCATCGCCGCCATCTTCATCACCATCATCGCGACCGGCGTCCGCGCCGGCGACTTGCCCGGCGGCGTCGGGTCCGTTGCCTGGTCCGCGTGGCCAAAGGAGGACCTGTCGCTGGCGGAAGCCTTCATCGCCATCAGCAACATCGTCTTTGCCTACAGCTTCGCGCTGTGCCAGTTCAGCTTCATGGACGAGATGCACACCCCCAAGGACTACGACAAGGCGGTCGTGACGCTCGGCGTCTTTGAGATCTTCCTCTACACCCTCACGGGCGCGCTCGTGTACGCGTTCGTCGGTCCCGACGTCCAGTCGCCCGCCCTGCTCTCGGCGGGACCCTTGGTGTCTAAGGTGGCGTTCGGCATCGCGATTCCCGTCATCTTCATCTCGGGCAGCATCAACACGACGGTGGTGGCTCGCTACATCCACGGGCGCGTGTTCAGGAACTCCATTATTCGCTACGTCAACACGCCCATGGGCTGGGCCACGTGGATCGGCCTGGTTGCCGCCCTCACCGTGCTCGCGTGGGTCATTGCCGGCGCCGTCCCCTTCTTCTCGGACCTGCTGGCAATCTGCTCCTCGCTCTTCGTGTCGGGCTTCAGCTTCTACTTCCCCGCCATAATGTGGTTCATGTTCATTAAAGAGGGCAAGTGGTACGAGCGGAAAAACTGGGCTTTAACAGCTGCCAATGCTATCACCTTTATCGTGGGCATTGCCGTGCTCGGTGTCGGGACATATTCTGCCATCTGGGACATC AACCATCGGTACAAGACCGGGATGGTTTCGGACCCCTTCAGTTGTGCGCCCCTTGCGTGA